AGCCAGACACCTGAAAGAACAAGAAAATGTTATcaggaaatagaaaatgaagacTACACTGTTAACACAAAGATCCAAAGATAAACATATTTCACTGAAAActgtttttgtcttcattttctgaTCAGAGATGTTAGGAAAGGAGAGCTTGTAATTATGAAATATTCTCCAAATCAGAAGCTGCCCTTCTTCCACAAAGTTGAATAATTCCCATTAAATTACAATACCACCAACTGGCTGCTTTCTGTTTCCTGCCTTAACCATGACCTCATTCCATGCTCACATGAAAGTATGTATTCAATGTTTTCTCTGACACTTTCTATGAGTTAGAGATTAGTATCTGCAATTTATAGTTGAAAAATCTAAGTCTAATCCTTAGActtgtatgcaatacagtctcaTACTGAAGTAGTTACTGTGGTGTTAACAAGTATTCTCTGTTTTAGTGTCTGCTACCCTAGGGCCTAAGTGTGAAAAATAGTCAAGGGAACCCTTCACTAACATCCTTTTGtttatcctattttattttctcatcgtAGGACAGTTTTCAAGTGCATATGCCACATGGTAAATTGCATCTTCTTATTAGAATCacagtcattatttttaaaaaatcatcacatTTAAAAGAACTAATAATCAAAATCCCTTCACAAACATAATGAAGTGCAACAATTGTATGCTTTCTCACAATTTCATCCGTATGCTTGTGGAAGAATgggagtggatttttttttttataattttatttatttatttttcccccaaagccccagtagatagttgtgtgtcatagctgcacatccttctagttgctgtatgtgggactcggcctcagcatggccggacaagcggtgcgtcggtgcgtgcctggtccgaactgggccgccagtagtggagccgcgcacttaaccgctaagccacagggcctgcccaggAGTAGATTTTAATTATGATTCATTTCCCTTTATTACTCAGCAGAACCAAAAGCTAATAGACGAGAATCATAATGTATTTTCTTGGAATGCACCATACCTGTTCCTTTCTAAACGGTAGGTGTTTATTTGATAGGAATGCTAaagtaataagaataataaaattcaaatcttaaacataaataaatttctattttttctatgatAAAAATGCCATCTTTACTaatattctacttcttttttctttaggtGAGGAAGTTTAAGCTCAAATATATGCTTAATACTTTCTCCCAAAGAAAACCATTCTTTTAACTTTCACTTTCCATGTAATCCAACTGCACAATTTGACGTATTTCTTTATATATGATTTCCACATAACTTAGCTACATTATTCCACATAACGTAGCTGAAAAAAGATACAGGTAAAAGTGtgtatttcattatatttaataATCCTACTAAGAGTGataatttgactactttaatgtATCTCTCCCCAGAAAACTATGCTAAAAAAAATAActgtcatttgtttttaaaaacagaccGTAAAATACCTGAACCAAATCCGAATATTAACAGTGATGAGTATCATCAGAACTGAGCACTTATTTATATgaggaaataaaatcatttctcaaataaatactttcaaaatCTCTTTATGACTTCATGACTGAGTTGTATGTTTGGACAGATCCTGGGAACAAAGCAATCAGTTTTACCTGCGCTCAGAAGAAACTTCAGCCTTTGAGGTAATTGGGAAGGGAGTTTTTCTGTTCTTCGTAATCTGCAAATGCGGATGCAATAAGTTCTGCCTGGAAAGAGAAGGGTCTGGGATTCTCATTCATGGAGAAAGTATTTGGAAACCTCCCAAGATCAAGACCTCTTCCCTTAAAATATGCCTGAAGGGTTCTGAAAAActgaatagagaaaaaaaatgttcaatgcCATATATAAATTAAACAGCAAAAATACTCAAAGATGAATATTTTCCCCCTGAATTGACTTTAGGGCTAATCTAGGAGGCAGGAGGTGGAAAACTCAGAAACAGAAGTACCAATTTTGGCTACTTCTTCTCCCCTCTACTGTCCTCCACCATGCCTTCCTTCTGACATTTCAACCCTTAACAAGATAATTCACCATTCTTGGTGGAAATCGAGAGAGGGATGTCCATTATTAACAGCACCACCGTTCATTGTCCATCTCTGGGTGCCAAGGTCGGGGACTTTAAATTGAACTCCACAGTGATCAGAGCTTGGTGCCTCCCCTCACTGACAGTGACATAGATCCCCATCACTGCCTTCTGCAAGAGTTTCTTTTCAGACATGGGGTTTTCAGCTTTCctctaggaaatgaatacataGAAGCTGTGCAAAGTGCTATCTGATTGTTTTAATCCTATATGGTTATGTTTCACATCATTTTCTTTAGGAAAACTATATTTTGAAATAGTAATGTCAGcatgtttatttatttggcttttttttgtgtgtgtgtgaggaagatcagccctgagctaacatccatgccaatcctcctctttttgctgaggaagactggccctgagctaacatccatgccgatctttctccactttatgtgggacaccgccacagcatggcctgacaagcggtgcatcggtgcgagcccaggttctgaacccagaccgccagcaacagagtgtgtgcacttaactgctacgccacggggctggcccctggcatattttttaaaagagaatttttacTGATATTCTGAATTCTATTTCCTAGATGCCTTTATGTTGAAAATAATGCCTAGTGAATTGACAAGAATACAGGTCAACTTTCTGTTTTTGCAATTGAGCTTTGCAAATGTTGGTTATATGAGACTCTGTTTTATTATCAGTTCAACCTAGGCAGTACAATGAGCACTTCCGTGTTACATTCCTGACTTTGTATGTGTATTAGAAATCAAGGCTATAAAGTCCATGTGTATATAAGACCATTTACAAATGTAGTGTGCTATGTGTGTATAAGATCATTTCTAAATATAAATTTGTTTCTCCTTACAGAAACAAATGTAGATTGGCCAGAGGAACAATAGGATGCCAGCCACTAGGCTAGCAAAACTCTTGTCCGGTCCTGTTGGGGAATCTTCTCAGTCCTTGGTAGGTCCTCTCTACTGTGCGATAGCAGACTACAGTGAGCATGAATCCAGCCTGCAGCCCAGCGTGTCCCAGTGTATGTTCTTACCAGCTCACGGTTTCTGGGGTTGTTGAGTGACTtccatttctcttcatttctcagCGTGGCTCCATGCACAAGCCCAAGTAGCACCAGGGCAACACACAGCAGCAGGAATGCTTTGGGCATGGTGGAATGAAGCTGAGTGAAAGGAAGGACCAGGGAAATGTCGATggtcacagagaaagagagagagagagaagggagggcaaaagtagaaaagagaaagaggaaacattGTTAAGTCAagacaaggaagaagaaatagtATATTGGTTCACCTGAATTTTGCAGCCCGTTTTTTCCAGGTTCATTTGCAAGTGAGGCCCCCCAAATCCAGTTGATGGCTTAAAGGAGTCCATGATGATGACAGCATTATACAGTGATAAGCAAAGCAATTATGAATACAACCTAGAAAGTCTGAGTatgccttttcatctttgaaaaAAATGCACTTTGTCTCCAAATGCACTTtgtcttaaaacaaaaaaaagaagctaaCCTTAAATTACTTATGTGTTAGCAGtctcaaaaaaaagagaaaaaaatatataccctAAACTG
This Diceros bicornis minor isolate mBicDic1 chromosome 10, mDicBic1.mat.cur, whole genome shotgun sequence DNA region includes the following protein-coding sequences:
- the C10H2orf66 gene encoding uncharacterized protein C2orf66 homolog, with product MPKAFLLLCVALVLLGLVHGATLRNEEKWKSLNNPRNRELFFRTLQAYFKGRGLDLGRFPNTFSMNENPRPFSFQAELIASAFADYEEQKNSLPNYLKG